Proteins encoded within one genomic window of Actinomycetes bacterium:
- a CDS encoding peptidoglycan-binding protein: MNKITRPRMQAIVATAAALMLLAGACSSDDSDETTTTSEASGGSGGGESAQTKKYNEEIQQELKDVGCYTGADDGIVGPETDAAIVAFQKAEGLTPDGEVGSKTQEALTKAVDAGTKVCDGSTPTSSTTTTTPSGGTAPCTGTAIAAGLPSGDTASSYICSDGFAGVSLSNGNGIILESVDGKWEVPGQDPCGSASAGIDPEILDKGCVGDNG, from the coding sequence ATGAATAAGATCACACGCCCGCGCATGCAGGCAATCGTCGCGACGGCAGCGGCGCTCATGCTGTTGGCCGGAGCGTGCTCCAGCGACGACAGCGACGAAACCACCACGACCTCTGAGGCTTCCGGCGGTTCGGGCGGCGGCGAGAGCGCCCAGACCAAGAAGTACAACGAGGAGATCCAGCAGGAACTGAAGGACGTCGGCTGCTACACCGGCGCGGATGACGGGATCGTCGGTCCCGAGACCGATGCTGCGATCGTGGCATTCCAGAAGGCCGAGGGCCTGACACCCGACGGCGAGGTCGGCTCCAAGACCCAGGAAGCGCTCACCAAGGCCGTTGATGCCGGCACGAAGGTCTGTGACGGATCGACGCCGACGTCGTCGACGACGACCACCACCCCCTCGGGTGGCACGGCTCCGTGCACCGGCACCGCCATCGCTGCGGGCCTGCCCTCGGGTGACACCGCCAGCTCGTACATCTGCTCCGACGGCTTCGCCGGTGTGTCGCTCTCGAATGGCAACGGCATCATCCTCGAGTCGGTCGACGGCAAGTGGGAAGTCCCGGGCCAGGACCCGTGTGGCTCGGCCAGCGCCGGCATCGACCCCGAGATCCTCGACAAGGGCTGCGTCGGAGACAACGGCTGA
- a CDS encoding Trm112 family protein — MSNETTGASDALDPRLLEILACPEDKGPLLYFEDESALYNPRLKRRYPVRDGIPVMLLDEAVSVDDSEDARLAAKAEAEGIEPTFQAD; from the coding sequence ATGAGCAACGAAACCACGGGTGCCTCCGACGCACTCGACCCCCGTCTGCTGGAGATCCTCGCTTGCCCTGAGGACAAGGGCCCGCTGCTGTACTTCGAGGACGAGTCGGCCCTGTACAACCCGCGCCTCAAGCGCCGGTACCCCGTTCGCGACGGCATCCCTGTGATGCTGCTGGACGAGGCCGTGTCGGTGGACGACAGCGAGGACGCCCGGCTCGCAGCCAAGGCGGAGGCCGAGGGCATAGAGCCGACCTTCCAGGCGGACTGA
- a CDS encoding glycosyltransferase, whose amino-acid sequence MNLLRRVLLIGVISTLLDVGGLLLLVEVFDWHVVPANALAVAVATVVSFVLHALRTGHSGAPWRRWFTSPGAYWSTAAAALVADVVVLWALVELLDPGWWLPLAILKFVSLGVAFVIRSSNYRNLMFRAVREDQASPAMREPSAGDVRLSVVVPAYCEADRIGGTVERIRSELADVASDGGLEVVVVDDGSIDDTAEAARSAGADTVVSYQPNKGKGAAVREGMLVATGRTVAFTDADLSYSPSQIHGLLDAVEGGWDVVVGSRKHTNTMTVVRAGRLREFGGRIVNVFTGVVLLGRYRDTQCGLKAFRGDVSRLLFSHAVVDGFAFDVELFHLVERYRLTLTEVPVEVENSERSTVHVARDTSRLMRDLAKIRNTSRVGGYDAGVLELPPARQS is encoded by the coding sequence GTGAACCTGCTCCGCCGCGTCCTGCTCATCGGGGTCATATCGACCCTGTTGGACGTGGGTGGCCTGTTGTTGCTGGTCGAGGTGTTCGACTGGCACGTGGTGCCGGCCAACGCCCTCGCCGTCGCCGTTGCCACAGTCGTGTCGTTCGTGCTGCACGCCTTGCGCACCGGCCATTCGGGTGCCCCCTGGCGTCGGTGGTTCACCAGCCCGGGCGCCTACTGGAGCACCGCGGCAGCGGCGCTGGTGGCCGACGTGGTCGTGCTCTGGGCCCTCGTGGAGCTCCTGGACCCGGGGTGGTGGCTTCCGCTCGCGATCCTGAAGTTCGTGTCGCTGGGTGTCGCCTTCGTGATCCGCAGCTCCAACTACCGCAACCTGATGTTCCGGGCGGTGCGCGAGGACCAGGCCTCCCCGGCAATGCGCGAGCCTTCCGCCGGTGACGTGCGCCTGTCAGTCGTGGTGCCGGCCTATTGCGAGGCAGACCGCATCGGCGGGACCGTGGAGCGGATCCGCTCCGAACTGGCCGACGTGGCCTCCGACGGCGGCCTCGAGGTAGTGGTCGTCGATGACGGTTCAATCGACGACACCGCGGAGGCCGCCCGCTCAGCCGGTGCCGACACGGTCGTGAGCTACCAGCCCAACAAGGGCAAGGGTGCAGCGGTGCGCGAGGGAATGCTGGTGGCCACCGGGCGTACGGTGGCCTTCACCGATGCCGACCTGTCGTACTCGCCGAGCCAGATCCACGGCCTGCTCGACGCCGTCGAGGGTGGCTGGGATGTGGTGGTGGGAAGTCGCAAGCACACCAACACGATGACGGTGGTGCGGGCCGGGCGGCTGCGCGAGTTCGGCGGTCGGATTGTCAACGTGTTCACCGGCGTCGTGCTCCTGGGCCGCTACCGCGACACCCAGTGCGGCCTCAAGGCCTTCCGGGGCGATGTCAGCCGCCTCCTTTTCTCCCACGCAGTGGTGGACGGCTTCGCGTTCGATGTGGAGCTGTTCCACCTCGTGGAGAGGTACCGGCTGACCCTCACCGAGGTGCCCGTGGAGGTCGAGAACTCAGAGCGGTCCACGGTGCACGTGGCCCGCGACACGAGCCGGCTGATGCGTGACCTGGCCAAGATCCGCAACACATCGCGCGTGGGAGGCTATGACGCCGGGGTGCTCGAGTTGCCCCCGGCACGCCAGTCCTGA
- a CDS encoding DUF3499 family protein gives MSRSCARPGCGKSASATLSYAYSDSIVVLEDLAAESHPMVHDLCNMHASNVRVPMGWSLNDVRNSMHGDSPGDAGSLRLVGA, from the coding sequence GTGAGCAGGAGCTGTGCACGTCCCGGTTGCGGCAAGAGCGCCAGCGCAACGCTGTCCTACGCCTACTCCGACAGCATTGTGGTGTTGGAGGACCTTGCCGCAGAGTCCCATCCGATGGTCCATGACCTGTGCAACATGCACGCGTCCAATGTGAGGGTACCGATGGGCTGGTCCCTGAATGACGTGCGCAACTCGATGCACGGCGACAGTCCCGGAGATGCGGGATCGCTGCGCCTCGTGGGAGCCTGA
- the manB gene encoding phosphomannomutase/phosphoglucomutase (converts mannose-6-phosphate to mannose-1-phosphate; the resulting product is then converted to GDP-mannose by ManC which is then used in the synthesis of mannose-containing glycoconjugates that are important for mediating entry into host cells), whose translation MSRLDDIFKAYDVRGTTPDQLDDELARAIGVGFATFCTEEAEGRSDTVGRLLVARDMRPSGVGLVDAFAAGVNSAGIDVVDLGLASTDMLYFAAGHLDAPGAMFTASHNPAGYNGAKFCLSGARPVGEDTGLDRIKEVAEASLAGEVDESATPGSRSSQDLLGEFAAHVRSFVDVDRLAPLKVIADTANGMGGLVVPAVFDGLEPSLEVMYGELDGTFPNHPADPIQPENTADLRERVVAEGADIGLAFDGDADRVFLVDERGEGLSGSATTAIIAAGILESHPGETVIHNLICSKTVPEVVIEGGGTPVRTRVGHSFIKEVMAETGAIFGGEHSAHYYFRDNFRADSGLIASLVVLEQMSASGKPLSELRKPFERYAASGEINTRVDDTAAVIDRVATHYAAQGHAEDRTDGLTVDAGDWWFNLRPSNTEPLLRLNLEAADEAACAARVAEVQSVMAG comes from the coding sequence ATGTCGCGACTCGATGACATCTTCAAGGCATACGACGTGCGGGGCACCACGCCCGACCAGCTCGACGACGAACTCGCCCGGGCGATCGGAGTTGGCTTCGCCACCTTCTGCACCGAGGAGGCCGAGGGCCGTTCTGACACGGTCGGGCGGCTCCTCGTGGCGCGCGACATGCGTCCCTCGGGTGTGGGTCTGGTCGACGCGTTCGCAGCAGGGGTCAACTCCGCGGGGATCGACGTGGTCGACCTCGGTCTCGCCTCCACCGACATGCTCTACTTCGCCGCAGGCCACCTCGACGCACCCGGTGCCATGTTCACCGCGTCGCACAACCCTGCCGGCTACAACGGCGCCAAGTTCTGCCTGTCCGGTGCCCGGCCGGTCGGCGAGGACACCGGCCTCGACCGCATCAAGGAAGTCGCCGAGGCGTCGCTCGCAGGCGAGGTCGACGAGTCCGCCACACCGGGCAGCCGCAGCTCGCAGGACTTGCTCGGTGAATTCGCCGCCCACGTTCGTTCGTTCGTCGATGTCGACCGCCTGGCCCCGCTCAAGGTGATCGCAGACACGGCCAACGGGATGGGCGGGCTCGTGGTGCCGGCAGTGTTCGACGGCCTCGAACCGAGCCTCGAGGTCATGTACGGCGAGCTCGACGGCACGTTCCCCAACCACCCCGCGGATCCGATCCAGCCGGAGAACACCGCCGACCTGCGCGAACGGGTAGTTGCGGAGGGCGCCGACATCGGTCTGGCATTCGACGGCGACGCAGACCGGGTGTTCCTCGTCGACGAGCGCGGCGAGGGGCTTTCGGGTTCCGCCACCACGGCGATCATCGCCGCGGGAATCCTCGAGTCGCACCCCGGCGAGACGGTGATCCACAACCTGATCTGCTCCAAGACCGTGCCCGAGGTGGTCATCGAGGGGGGCGGCACGCCCGTACGCACCCGCGTGGGCCACTCGTTCATCAAGGAGGTGATGGCCGAGACCGGGGCGATCTTCGGCGGCGAACACTCGGCGCACTACTACTTCCGTGACAACTTCCGGGCCGATTCGGGGCTGATCGCGTCGCTCGTCGTGCTCGAGCAGATGTCCGCCAGCGGCAAGCCGCTGTCGGAGCTGCGCAAGCCGTTCGAGCGGTATGCGGCATCGGGTGAGATCAACACCCGGGTGGACGACACAGCAGCCGTCATCGATCGGGTCGCCACCCACTACGCGGCACAAGGCCACGCCGAGGACCGCACCGACGGCCTCACAGTGGATGCCGGCGACTGGTGGTTCAACCTGCGCCCGTCCAACACCGAGCCGCTGCTGCGCCTCAACCTCGAGGCCGCCGATGAGGCTGCCTGCGCCGCTCGGGTCGCAGAAGTGCAGTCGGTCATGGCAGGCTGA
- a CDS encoding CPBP family intramembrane metalloprotease, whose product MTTPQPVAPRGGRPQPQRPWWGLGDVAIGIIAAQVLSVFAIVLAYGAAGWDTIDDVPLWASALLQIPLWVGLGGSAAWASRTKGLGLEEDFGLRMRAADAPIWLVAGVLCQVVLLPLLYWPLLRLLDKTPDDLSEPARALSDRASGSLGWVVLALMVVVGAPFFEELFYRGLLLRSLQKRDWPSWAVVVGSAALFAAMHFQPLQFPGLFVFGVVLAMATIWTGRLGPAIWAHAGFNGATVVLLYLAD is encoded by the coding sequence GTGACCACCCCCCAACCGGTGGCTCCCCGCGGGGGCCGCCCACAACCGCAGCGCCCGTGGTGGGGCCTCGGCGATGTTGCCATCGGGATCATCGCGGCCCAGGTGTTGTCGGTCTTCGCGATCGTGCTGGCCTACGGAGCCGCGGGTTGGGACACGATCGACGACGTGCCGCTGTGGGCCAGTGCGCTGTTGCAGATCCCGCTGTGGGTCGGTCTGGGCGGCTCGGCCGCATGGGCGTCGCGCACCAAGGGCCTGGGCCTCGAGGAGGACTTCGGGCTGCGCATGCGCGCAGCCGACGCGCCGATCTGGCTCGTCGCCGGCGTGCTCTGCCAGGTGGTGCTGTTGCCGTTGCTGTACTGGCCGTTGCTGCGCCTGCTGGACAAGACCCCGGACGACCTCTCCGAACCGGCGCGGGCGCTGTCGGACCGTGCTTCGGGATCTCTCGGTTGGGTCGTGCTCGCCCTGATGGTGGTTGTCGGCGCCCCGTTCTTCGAGGAGCTGTTCTACCGGGGGCTCCTGCTGCGGTCGTTGCAGAAGCGCGACTGGCCGAGTTGGGCGGTCGTGGTCGGCTCCGCCGCGCTGTTCGCCGCCATGCACTTCCAGCCGCTCCAGTTCCCGGGACTCTTCGTGTTCGGAGTGGTGCTGGCAATGGCCACGATCTGGACCGGTCGGCTCGGGCCTGCGATCTGGGCACACGCGGGATTCAACGGCGCCACCGTGGTGTTGCTCTACCTGGCTGACTGA
- a CDS encoding acyltransferase family protein, producing the protein MQTAITRETATAGGQEPIEPLRHIGALDGLRGVAVAVVLAYHGDVAWFGGGFLGVSMFFTLSGFLITSLLLREWAGGGSVDLRRFWSRRFRRLLPASWMTMAAVLALAMVGVWTASQLRSLRLDVPFAIAELFNWHLIAQGTSYGASVSAPSPLQHFWSLAVEQQFYVVLPLVVLGALTLANRGAGARLRNPLVAVGVVLGALALASAAANWHFARVSVDRAYLGTDTRAAEMLVGAVLAAATTRKLRVASARARRALAACAAVALTALVILVHTATVSATWLYPWGLLLTAAATATVVLAASQEGLLAAGLSVAPLVGLGRISYGVYLIHWPVFLWLTPARTGLDGWLLLAVRLTITLGAAWVSFRMLERPVRLGSLFSTRTVGRVLPAAAVCLVVTALLVSASAPAQPAWQRASDERPIEVVEPPSPPTSIAESPSPDPPTTVPGRVPAPQPTTTSPPAVPASRVLFVGDSIARSLQDDFGDVLGSLGVAFAGASSPGCGLVTGFPTDEEGRVAQMTSACDAAIPRRQLEGVSAASPDLVVAMSSWEMTNRQVDGTWYPFGTPGFDAVMTGLYGEAVDRLASGGARVALVLLPDVVEGAEQPVGAQEVERNRHLNALLEAVAAADPRVLTVDLSSRVCPADPCPQVVDGLELRALDGRHFDDPAASRRVAEWLAADVMALDLAP; encoded by the coding sequence GTGCAGACAGCCATCACCCGCGAGACGGCCACCGCTGGTGGCCAGGAGCCTATCGAGCCCCTCCGGCACATCGGCGCGCTCGATGGGCTGCGTGGCGTGGCCGTGGCCGTCGTGCTGGCCTACCACGGCGATGTCGCCTGGTTCGGGGGTGGGTTCCTCGGCGTGTCGATGTTCTTCACATTGTCGGGCTTCCTCATCACGTCGCTGCTGCTGCGCGAGTGGGCAGGCGGGGGTTCGGTGGACCTGCGCAGGTTCTGGTCGAGGCGGTTCCGGCGGCTCCTGCCGGCGTCGTGGATGACGATGGCAGCGGTGCTGGCGCTGGCCATGGTCGGGGTGTGGACCGCTTCCCAGCTGCGGTCCCTGCGCCTCGACGTGCCCTTTGCGATCGCGGAGTTGTTCAACTGGCACCTGATCGCGCAGGGCACCTCGTACGGGGCTTCCGTATCGGCGCCCTCCCCACTCCAGCACTTCTGGAGCCTTGCGGTGGAGCAGCAGTTCTATGTGGTGCTGCCCCTCGTGGTGCTCGGCGCGCTGACGCTGGCCAATCGGGGAGCGGGCGCCCGGCTCCGCAATCCGCTTGTGGCGGTGGGCGTGGTGCTCGGCGCGCTCGCCCTGGCTTCTGCGGCCGCCAACTGGCACTTCGCCCGGGTGTCGGTGGACCGCGCATACCTCGGAACCGACACGCGGGCAGCCGAGATGCTCGTGGGTGCTGTCCTGGCCGCCGCGACGACGCGGAAGCTGCGGGTAGCCAGCGCGCGGGCGCGGCGTGCCCTGGCGGCGTGCGCCGCCGTCGCCCTCACTGCGCTCGTGATCCTCGTGCACACGGCGACGGTGTCGGCCACGTGGCTGTACCCGTGGGGACTGCTGCTCACGGCGGCCGCCACGGCCACGGTGGTCCTGGCAGCGTCGCAGGAAGGGTTGCTGGCGGCCGGGCTGTCCGTGGCACCGCTGGTCGGCCTGGGTCGCATCAGCTACGGCGTGTACCTGATCCACTGGCCGGTGTTCCTCTGGCTTACACCCGCTCGCACCGGCCTCGACGGCTGGCTGCTGCTGGCCGTCCGCTTGACGATCACACTCGGCGCGGCCTGGGTCTCGTTCCGGATGCTCGAGCGGCCGGTGCGGTTGGGATCCCTTTTCTCGACCAGGACGGTCGGCCGGGTACTTCCCGCTGCCGCAGTGTGCCTCGTCGTCACAGCACTGCTCGTTTCCGCCAGCGCCCCGGCACAGCCCGCCTGGCAGCGCGCCTCGGACGAGCGACCCATCGAGGTGGTCGAGCCGCCGTCACCTCCGACGAGCATTGCCGAATCGCCATCCCCGGATCCCCCGACGACGGTCCCGGGCAGAGTTCCGGCACCGCAGCCGACGACTACATCGCCCCCTGCGGTTCCGGCATCCCGAGTGCTGTTCGTGGGGGACTCCATCGCCCGCAGCCTCCAGGATGACTTCGGCGATGTACTCGGATCGCTCGGCGTCGCCTTTGCCGGAGCGTCATCGCCCGGATGTGGCCTGGTCACCGGCTTCCCCACCGACGAGGAGGGCCGGGTGGCGCAGATGACGAGCGCTTGTGACGCCGCGATCCCGCGCCGCCAGCTCGAGGGCGTGTCGGCCGCCTCGCCCGACCTGGTCGTTGCAATGTCGAGCTGGGAGATGACCAACCGGCAGGTCGACGGCACCTGGTATCCGTTCGGCACACCCGGGTTCGACGCGGTCATGACAGGGCTCTACGGCGAGGCGGTCGACCGTTTGGCTTCGGGGGGAGCGCGGGTCGCCCTGGTGCTGTTGCCCGACGTGGTCGAGGGCGCCGAGCAGCCAGTCGGCGCCCAGGAGGTGGAGCGGAACCGACACCTCAACGCTCTGCTGGAGGCCGTCGCCGCGGCCGACCCGAGGGTGCTCACCGTCGACCTCTCCTCGAGGGTGTGCCCGGCCGACCCGTGCCCCCAGGTCGTCGACGGGCTCGAACTGCGGGCGCTCGATGGTCGCCACTTCGATGATCCCGCGGCGTCGCGCCGTGTGGCCGAGTGGCTGGCGGCTGATGTGATGGCGCTCGACCTCGCGCCCTGA
- a CDS encoding alpha/beta hydrolase, with translation MNLDEWSQRGDRVPVGDDSVFVVDTPAAERTDAAPLLVIHGFPTSSVDWAPVLPQLSARRRVVLFDLPGFGLSSKHDRPYGIASAADATAGVLEQTGLREFDLITHDMGDTVGGELLARDMAGELTVDGKAVRIRHRILTNGSIYLDMAQLTDAQHMLWSAADAKLSAEIGPSAEQLAVSLRETMAPQGTPTSNPGPEELLAAAESICHDEGALLLPRLIRYLSDRRDNEERFTGAIENHPSPLSIVWGELDPIAVVAMAHKLAQRRTDAGLTVLEGVGHYPTIEAPGAFSAAVLGHLDD, from the coding sequence ATGAATCTCGACGAGTGGAGCCAGCGCGGCGACAGGGTGCCCGTCGGCGACGACAGCGTCTTCGTGGTCGACACGCCCGCGGCAGAGCGTACCGATGCCGCGCCGCTGCTCGTGATCCACGGTTTCCCCACGTCGTCGGTTGACTGGGCGCCCGTACTCCCCCAGCTGTCAGCTCGCCGCCGGGTGGTGCTGTTCGACCTGCCGGGTTTCGGACTGTCCTCAAAGCACGACCGCCCCTATGGCATCGCCAGCGCCGCCGATGCGACCGCCGGCGTGCTCGAACAGACCGGTCTTCGGGAATTCGACCTGATCACCCACGACATGGGTGACACAGTCGGTGGCGAACTACTCGCCCGTGACATGGCGGGTGAACTCACCGTCGACGGCAAGGCCGTGAGAATCCGGCACCGCATCCTCACCAACGGGTCGATCTACCTCGACATGGCCCAACTCACCGACGCCCAGCACATGCTCTGGTCGGCTGCCGATGCCAAGCTGTCCGCCGAGATCGGTCCGTCCGCCGAACAACTCGCCGTGAGCCTGCGCGAGACCATGGCTCCCCAAGGAACACCGACCTCCAACCCCGGCCCCGAAGAACTGCTGGCCGCGGCCGAGTCAATCTGCCACGACGAGGGAGCGCTCCTGTTGCCGAGGCTGATCCGCTACCTGAGCGACCGGCGCGACAACGAGGAACGCTTCACCGGTGCAATCGAGAACCACCCCTCGCCGCTGTCGATCGTGTGGGGCGAGCTCGACCCCATCGCGGTGGTCGCAATGGCGCACAAGCTCGCGCAGCGTCGCACGGATGCCGGCCTGACGGTCCTGGAAGGCGTGGGGCACTACCCCACCATCGAGGCTCCCGGCGCTTTCAGCGCGGCGGTGCTGGGCCACCTCGACGACTGA
- a CDS encoding bifunctional phosphoglucose/phosphomannose isomerase (catalyzes the reversible isomerization of glucose 6-phosphate to fructose 6-phosphate) produces the protein MPADLHEADSLDMFGATFALPDQIEHAAAVAADVDGLPSGDGATAAIVMGMGGSGIGGDVAAAVAAPDAAVPVLVSKHYECPAWVGPDTVVLASSFSGNTEETVAAATAAAEAGARMVVMASGGELARLADEWGAPLVQFDPAIPMPRAGIGAVSVSPLVVLARMGLLPDVTPQVEAAVSQLRKRASKLEGDDNAAVGLARQIGRTMPLVYGGGVLGEAAAWRWKGQFNENPKVPSWPNRLPELTHNEIAGWAVNGDVTRQVFTLLLLRHDFEHPQVGRRFEIVAEVCDEVVADVISVQAEGEGPLAQFMDLTLFGDVATLHLAIDLGVDPGPIPLLDDIKARLKS, from the coding sequence ATGCCTGCAGACCTGCACGAGGCTGACAGCCTCGACATGTTCGGCGCCACGTTCGCGCTGCCGGACCAGATCGAACACGCCGCCGCGGTGGCCGCCGATGTCGACGGCCTGCCCTCGGGCGACGGCGCAACCGCGGCCATCGTGATGGGGATGGGTGGAAGCGGAATCGGTGGTGACGTGGCCGCGGCCGTGGCCGCTCCCGACGCCGCCGTGCCGGTGCTCGTGTCGAAGCACTACGAGTGCCCCGCATGGGTCGGGCCCGACACGGTGGTGCTCGCCAGCTCGTTCTCCGGCAACACCGAGGAGACCGTGGCTGCGGCCACCGCGGCAGCGGAGGCCGGTGCGCGCATGGTCGTGATGGCCTCCGGTGGCGAGCTCGCACGCCTGGCCGACGAGTGGGGCGCACCGCTGGTGCAGTTCGACCCGGCGATCCCTATGCCCCGCGCAGGCATCGGAGCCGTGTCTGTGTCACCGCTGGTGGTGCTGGCGCGCATGGGATTGCTGCCCGACGTCACACCGCAGGTCGAGGCCGCCGTGTCCCAGCTGCGCAAACGCGCATCCAAGCTGGAAGGCGACGACAACGCCGCTGTCGGCCTGGCCCGCCAGATCGGCCGCACGATGCCGCTGGTGTACGGCGGGGGAGTGCTCGGTGAGGCTGCCGCATGGCGCTGGAAGGGCCAATTCAACGAGAACCCCAAGGTTCCGAGCTGGCCCAACCGCCTGCCCGAGCTGACCCACAACGAGATCGCCGGTTGGGCGGTGAACGGTGACGTGACCCGACAGGTATTCACCCTGTTGTTGTTGCGCCACGACTTCGAGCACCCTCAGGTCGGCCGGCGCTTCGAGATCGTGGCCGAGGTGTGCGACGAGGTCGTGGCCGACGTGATCTCGGTTCAGGCCGAGGGTGAGGGACCGCTGGCGCAGTTCATGGACCTGACGCTGTTCGGAGACGTGGCGACTCTCCACCTGGCGATCGACCTCGGCGTCGACCCGGGGCCCATCCCGCTGCTCGACGACATCAAGGCCCGCCTCAAGTCCTGA
- the hflB gene encoding ATP-dependent zinc metalloprotease FtsH, with the protein MPPEDNAPQEQGGSRPGGMPTWLIPLLLGVVALVMVSALFSQDRQSTEKTYSEFITMVEDGNVKEVEWNTADGTITGSTDDDQQFRTVGPLEAPESVQTLLKDNGVDTEFNPGTPNPFISMIPLLLPFLLIIGFFVWMNRRAQGQMGGVMSIGRSKAKTYTTERPATLFSDVAGYEGVKREIAEVVDFLREPDRFLEIGAKIPKGVLLVGPPGTGKTLIARAVAGEAGVPFLSVSGSDFMEMFVGVGASRVRDLFESARKHGRAIIFIDEIDSVGRKRGAGLGGGHDEREQTLNQMLSEMDGFEGHEGVVMMAATNRPDILDPALLRPGRFDRQVVVPLPELEDRKAILAVHVRHKKLSPGVDLEVVSRGTPGMSGADLANLVNESALTAVRRGSKVVEPHDFEEARDRVMMGQQRESMVLTGHEKEMTAYHEAGHALCAALLPTADPVHKVTILPRGMALGVTQQLPEEEKHSYSQEYLEESIVVAMGGRVAEDIVFGQRSTGAANDLQVSTERANKMVTEFGMSDKIGPRAYGNSAPVFLGDDMGHMREYSEDTSRVIDDEVDRIVREAEEACRELIEANRAALDLVARALLEDETVSGSEVSRLIRVANGTEPDVPRPSTPGTGTTAAPTAGPAQGSPAPGAISTPPPLPPHLQPGGGVARGDTQL; encoded by the coding sequence ATGCCTCCCGAAGACAACGCGCCCCAGGAACAGGGCGGATCACGCCCCGGTGGGATGCCCACATGGCTGATCCCGCTGCTGCTGGGCGTGGTCGCACTCGTGATGGTCAGCGCCCTGTTCAGCCAGGACCGCCAGTCGACCGAGAAGACCTACTCCGAGTTCATCACGATGGTCGAGGACGGCAACGTCAAGGAAGTCGAGTGGAACACCGCCGATGGCACGATCACCGGCTCCACCGACGATGACCAGCAGTTCCGCACCGTCGGGCCGCTCGAGGCCCCCGAGAGCGTCCAGACGCTGCTGAAGGACAACGGCGTCGACACCGAGTTCAATCCGGGCACGCCCAACCCGTTCATCTCGATGATCCCGCTGCTGTTGCCGTTCCTGTTGATCATCGGCTTCTTCGTGTGGATGAACCGCCGTGCCCAGGGCCAGATGGGCGGCGTGATGTCCATCGGCCGCTCGAAGGCCAAGACCTACACGACCGAGAGACCAGCCACACTGTTCAGCGACGTCGCCGGCTACGAAGGCGTGAAGCGCGAGATCGCCGAGGTGGTCGACTTCCTGCGCGAGCCCGACCGCTTCCTCGAGATCGGCGCCAAGATCCCCAAGGGCGTGCTCCTCGTGGGGCCGCCGGGAACCGGCAAGACACTGATCGCCCGCGCAGTCGCCGGTGAGGCGGGTGTGCCGTTCCTGTCCGTGTCCGGCTCGGACTTCATGGAGATGTTCGTGGGCGTCGGCGCCAGCCGTGTCCGCGACCTGTTCGAATCAGCCCGCAAGCACGGCCGGGCGATCATCTTCATCGACGAGATCGACTCGGTCGGCCGCAAGCGGGGCGCAGGCCTCGGCGGTGGCCACGACGAGCGCGAACAGACCCTCAACCAGATGCTGTCGGAGATGGATGGCTTCGAGGGCCATGAGGGAGTCGTGATGATGGCGGCCACCAACCGCCCCGACATCCTGGATCCGGCGCTGCTGCGCCCCGGCCGCTTCGACCGCCAGGTCGTGGTGCCACTTCCCGAGCTCGAGGACCGCAAGGCGATCCTCGCCGTGCATGTGCGCCACAAGAAGCTCTCGCCCGGGGTCGACCTCGAAGTCGTGTCGCGTGGCACGCCCGGCATGTCCGGTGCGGATCTGGCCAACCTGGTCAACGAGTCGGCTCTCACGGCTGTGCGCCGTGGCTCCAAGGTCGTCGAGCCCCACGACTTCGAAGAGGCCCGCGACCGCGTGATGATGGGCCAGCAGCGCGAGTCGATGGTGCTGACCGGCCACGAGAAGGAGATGACCGCCTACCACGAGGCCGGCCACGCCCTGTGCGCCGCACTGCTGCCCACCGCGGACCCGGTCCACAAGGTCACCATCCTGCCGCGCGGCATGGCTCTCGGAGTCACCCAGCAGCTGCCCGAGGAGGAGAAGCACTCCTACAGCCAGGAGTACCTCGAGGAGTCGATCGTGGTCGCCATGGGCGGCCGCGTGGCCGAGGACATCGTGTTCGGCCAACGCTCCACGGGAGCGGCCAACGACCTCCAGGTGTCCACCGAGCGGGCCAACAAGATGGTCACCGAATTCGGCATGTCCGACAAGATCGGTCCGCGTGCCTACGGCAACTCGGCCCCGGTGTTCCTGGGCGACGACATGGGCCACATGCGCGAGTACTCAGAAGACACCTCGCGCGTGATCGACGACGAGGTCGATCGGATCGTGCGCGAAGCCGAGGAGGCATGCCGCGAGCTGATCGAGGCCAATCGAGCAGCGCTCGACCTGGTCGCAAGGGCGCTCCTCGAAGACGAGACCGTGTCCGGCAGCGAGGTCAGCCGCCTGATCCGCGTCGCCAACGGCACCGAGCCCGATGTGCCCCGCCCCAGCACTCCGGGAACGGGTACGACTGCTGCACCCACGGCCGGCCCCGCGCAGGGCAGCCCCGCACCCGGTGCCATCAGCACTCCCCCACCCCTGCCTCCACACCTCCAGCCGGGGGGTGGGGTGGCACGCGGGGACACTCAGCTCTGA